The following are from one region of the Veillonella nakazawae genome:
- a CDS encoding Mrp/NBP35 family ATP-binding protein has protein sequence MGCGSSSDCGGCPSQSSGCGGGAPQQPQDLTAPLHELSSVKHVIGVVSGKGGVGKSSVTSLMAITMARKGYKVGILDADITGPSIPKMFGIKEKAYADEIGMYPVKSKGGIDVMSVNLLLENDTDPVLWRGPILGNVVKQFYTDVIWKDIDYLFVDMPPGTGDVAITVYQSLKLDGIIIVTSPQDLVSMIVEKAVKMADLMQVPIIGVVENYSYFHCPDNGKDYQIFGESHIEEILQKYGLLLLNRLPIDPTIANLCDKGDIEAIEKTNLENVSLPE, from the coding sequence ATGGGTTGCGGTAGCAGCAGTGATTGTGGCGGATGCCCATCTCAATCCTCTGGTTGCGGTGGCGGCGCTCCTCAACAACCTCAAGATCTTACAGCTCCATTACACGAGCTTAGTTCTGTTAAACATGTAATCGGCGTAGTATCTGGTAAAGGTGGCGTAGGTAAATCCTCCGTTACAAGCTTAATGGCTATTACTATGGCGCGTAAAGGTTACAAAGTAGGTATCCTCGATGCGGATATTACAGGTCCTTCCATTCCTAAAATGTTTGGCATCAAGGAAAAAGCATATGCTGACGAAATTGGTATGTATCCTGTAAAATCCAAAGGTGGTATTGACGTTATGTCTGTTAACCTTCTTTTAGAAAACGATACAGATCCAGTTTTATGGCGTGGTCCTATTTTAGGCAATGTTGTAAAACAATTCTATACAGATGTTATTTGGAAAGACATCGATTATTTATTCGTTGATATGCCACCAGGAACAGGTGACGTAGCGATTACAGTTTACCAATCCTTGAAATTGGATGGTATCATCATTGTTACATCTCCTCAAGACTTGGTATCCATGATTGTTGAAAAAGCAGTAAAAATGGCTGATTTAATGCAAGTGCCTATTATTGGTGTAGTGGAAAACTACTCTTACTTCCATTGCCCAGATAACGGTAAGGATTACCAAATCTTTGGTGAAAGCCACATTGAAGAAATCCTTCAAAAATACGGTCTATTATTGTTGAATCGTTTGCCAATTGATCCAACTATTGCAAATCTTTGCGATAAAGGTGATATTGAAGCTATTGAGAAAACAAATTTAGAAAACGTATCTTTACCAGAATAG
- a CDS encoding thioesterase family protein — MVSAGQTATATVTVTESNIAKTMKSGSLEVFATPAMCALMEEAAQAAVQPYLEDGEGNVGIALSITHEAPTPLGATVTAKATVSAVEGRKITFDIEASDGVGIIGRGTHERFVINNEKFMAKVVSRAKSN; from the coding sequence ATGGTATCAGCAGGTCAAACAGCTACAGCGACTGTAACAGTTACAGAATCTAATATTGCTAAAACAATGAAATCCGGTTCTTTAGAGGTCTTTGCCACACCAGCTATGTGTGCATTAATGGAAGAAGCAGCACAAGCAGCAGTACAACCATATTTAGAAGATGGCGAAGGCAATGTAGGTATCGCTCTATCCATTACTCATGAGGCCCCTACTCCACTTGGTGCAACAGTAACTGCTAAAGCTACAGTTAGTGCTGTAGAAGGACGTAAAATAACCTTTGATATTGAAGCATCTGACGGCGTTGGTATCATTGGTCGAGGAACTCATGAACGATTTGTTATTAATAACGAAAAATTCATGGCTAAAGTAGTAAGTCGTGCAAAATCTAACTAA
- a CDS encoding pyruvate carboxylase — protein MRKIKSVLVANRGEIAIRVFRACNEMGIKTVAIYSKEDTLSLHRNQADEAYLVGEGKKPVEAYLDIEDIIRIAKEHDIDAIHPGYGFLSENEEFARRCGEEGIIFIGPHVEHLNMFGDKVNARAQAKLADIPMIPGSDGALRDFEQLEEFANTHGFPLMIKAVNGGGGRGMREVHRKEDLRDAYDRAKSEAKAAFGDDDVYVEKLIVEPKHIEVQILGDEHGNVVHLHERDCSVQRRHQKVVEMAPAFALPLETRKAVCDAAVKIMKNVGYVNAGTVEFLVTADGSFYFIEVNPRIQVEHTVTEMITDIDIVHSQIRIAEGYDLHSPEVGIPAQDEVPCKGTAIQCRITTEDPKNNFMPDTGKILAYRSSGGFGIRLDSGNAFTGAVVTPYYDSLLVKATAFGPNNEETIRKMLRCLKEFRIRGVKTNIHFLINVLENPEFQSGNYTVNFIEDHPELFELKPDRDRGTKLLRYIADVTINGYSGAGPQVVPDFEPIQMPSDLDVSPAAGTKQKFDELGPEGFSKWLSDQKQVFFTDTTWRDAHQSLFATRLRTIDMARVAGRAAKGVPNLFSLECWGGATFDVSYRFLHEDPWERLRMFRREVPNTLLQMLIRGANAVGYTSYPDNVVRQFIQRAAANGIDVFRVFDSLNSLDNMHVAIDEVRAQNKIAEVALCYTGDILDSNRPKYNLDYYVNMAKELEKAGANIIAIKDMAGLLKPQAAYNLVSALKDAVTVPIHLHTHEGSGNAIYSYGRAVDAGVDVIDLAYSAFANGTSQPSMNSMYYALSGHDRQPEMNIDYMEEMSHYFGSIRPYYKGVDKAEAYPNTEVYQHEMPGGQYSNLQQQAKMVGLGDRWADIKKMYHQVNMMFGDIIKVTPSSKVVGDMTLYMVQNNLTEKDIYEKGDVLDFPQSVVEFFEGRLGTPYQGFPEELQKIILKGAKPITVRPGAVLPPTDFEHVRNELSEMGAQTTDEDISAYCLYPKVYQDYNKFKKDFGNVSVLDTPTFFFGMKRGEEIQVTIEKGKTLIIKMNGLSEPDEDGNRIVLFEFNGQPRGIKVHDKHAKTTGVVRRKADESNPGEIGATLSGSVVKILVKNGQSVAKGEPLIVTEAMKMETTITAPIDGIVEEILVREGSRIESGDCLLRVEDAPKR, from the coding sequence ATGAGAAAAATTAAATCCGTATTGGTTGCCAACCGTGGTGAGATCGCAATCCGCGTGTTCCGTGCATGTAATGAAATGGGCATTAAAACTGTAGCCATTTACTCCAAAGAGGATACATTATCCTTGCACCGTAACCAAGCTGACGAAGCCTATCTCGTAGGGGAAGGTAAAAAACCTGTTGAAGCATATCTTGATATTGAAGATATTATCCGTATTGCAAAAGAACATGATATTGATGCTATCCATCCAGGTTATGGTTTCTTGTCTGAAAACGAAGAGTTCGCTCGTCGTTGCGGTGAAGAAGGTATCATCTTTATCGGACCTCATGTAGAACATTTAAATATGTTCGGCGATAAGGTTAATGCTCGTGCACAAGCTAAATTGGCAGATATCCCAATGATTCCAGGTTCTGATGGGGCATTGCGTGATTTTGAACAATTAGAAGAATTTGCAAATACTCATGGTTTCCCATTGATGATCAAAGCCGTAAATGGCGGCGGCGGCCGTGGTATGCGTGAGGTTCATCGTAAAGAAGATCTTCGTGATGCATATGATCGTGCTAAATCTGAAGCGAAAGCTGCCTTTGGCGATGATGATGTATATGTAGAAAAACTTATTGTTGAACCTAAACATATTGAAGTACAAATCTTAGGTGATGAACATGGTAATGTAGTTCATTTACATGAACGTGATTGCTCTGTACAACGTCGTCACCAAAAGGTTGTTGAAATGGCTCCAGCTTTTGCATTGCCATTGGAAACTCGTAAAGCCGTATGTGATGCAGCTGTAAAAATCATGAAAAATGTTGGCTACGTTAATGCGGGTACTGTAGAATTCTTGGTAACTGCTGATGGCTCCTTCTATTTCATCGAAGTTAACCCTCGTATCCAAGTAGAACATACTGTAACAGAAATGATTACAGATATTGATATCGTTCATTCTCAAATCCGTATTGCTGAAGGTTATGACTTACATAGCCCAGAAGTAGGTATTCCAGCACAAGATGAAGTTCCTTGTAAAGGTACTGCAATCCAATGTCGTATCACTACAGAAGACCCTAAAAATAACTTCATGCCTGATACAGGTAAAATCTTGGCATATCGTAGCTCCGGTGGCTTTGGTATCCGCTTAGACTCTGGTAATGCTTTCACAGGTGCCGTAGTAACACCTTACTATGATTCCTTGCTTGTAAAAGCGACTGCATTCGGTCCTAACAACGAAGAAACTATTCGTAAAATGCTTCGTTGTTTAAAAGAATTCCGTATTCGTGGCGTTAAAACTAATATTCACTTCTTGATTAACGTTCTTGAAAATCCTGAATTCCAAAGCGGTAACTACACTGTTAACTTCATTGAAGACCATCCAGAATTGTTTGAATTAAAACCAGACCGCGATCGTGGTACTAAATTATTACGTTACATTGCTGACGTAACAATTAATGGCTACTCTGGTGCAGGTCCTCAAGTGGTACCTGATTTTGAACCAATTCAAATGCCATCTGATTTAGATGTATCTCCAGCAGCTGGTACAAAACAAAAATTTGATGAATTAGGACCAGAAGGCTTCAGTAAATGGTTATCTGATCAAAAACAAGTATTCTTTACAGATACAACATGGCGTGATGCTCACCAATCCTTATTTGCTACACGTTTACGTACCATTGATATGGCACGCGTAGCTGGTCGTGCTGCAAAAGGTGTTCCTAACTTATTCTCCTTGGAATGTTGGGGCGGTGCTACATTCGACGTATCCTATCGTTTCTTACATGAAGATCCATGGGAACGCTTACGTATGTTCCGTCGCGAAGTGCCTAATACATTACTTCAAATGCTTATTCGTGGCGCTAATGCTGTAGGTTACACATCTTATCCAGATAATGTAGTTCGTCAATTTATCCAACGTGCTGCTGCTAATGGTATTGATGTATTCCGTGTATTCGATAGCTTAAATAGCCTTGATAATATGCATGTAGCTATTGATGAAGTTCGTGCACAAAACAAAATTGCTGAAGTAGCATTGTGCTATACAGGAGATATTCTTGATAGCAACCGTCCTAAATACAATTTAGACTACTATGTAAATATGGCTAAAGAGCTTGAAAAAGCGGGTGCTAATATTATTGCTATCAAAGATATGGCTGGTTTATTGAAACCTCAAGCTGCTTATAATCTTGTATCTGCCTTAAAAGATGCTGTTACTGTACCGATTCATTTACATACACATGAAGGTTCTGGCAATGCTATCTATTCCTATGGTCGCGCTGTAGATGCTGGTGTAGACGTTATCGACTTAGCATACTCTGCATTTGCTAATGGTACATCTCAACCTAGCATGAACTCCATGTACTATGCATTGAGTGGACATGACCGTCAACCTGAAATGAACATTGATTACATGGAAGAAATGTCGCATTACTTTGGCAGCATTCGTCCTTACTACAAAGGCGTAGATAAAGCAGAAGCATATCCTAACACTGAAGTATATCAACATGAAATGCCAGGTGGTCAATATTCCAACTTGCAACAACAAGCTAAGATGGTAGGCCTTGGTGATCGTTGGGCTGATATTAAGAAAATGTACCACCAAGTAAACATGATGTTTGGTGATATCATCAAAGTAACGCCATCCTCTAAAGTTGTAGGTGATATGACATTGTACATGGTACAAAATAACTTGACTGAAAAAGATATTTACGAAAAAGGCGATGTATTAGACTTCCCTCAATCCGTAGTTGAATTCTTTGAAGGTCGTCTTGGCACTCCATACCAAGGTTTCCCTGAAGAGTTACAAAAAATTATCTTGAAAGGTGCAAAACCAATCACAGTTCGTCCAGGTGCAGTATTGCCTCCAACAGACTTTGAACATGTTCGCAATGAATTGAGTGAAATGGGTGCTCAAACAACTGATGAAGATATCAGTGCATACTGCTTGTACCCTAAGGTTTACCAAGATTACAATAAATTTAAAAAAGACTTTGGTAATGTATCTGTACTTGATACTCCAACATTCTTCTTCGGTATGAAACGGGGCGAAGAAATTCAAGTAACTATCGAAAAAGGTAAAACACTTATCATCAAAATGAACGGCTTATCTGAACCAGATGAAGATGGTAACCGTATCGTATTGTTCGAGTTCAATGGTCAACCTCGTGGTATTAAAGTTCATGATAAACATGCTAAGACTACTGGCGTTGTTCGTCGTAAAGCGGATGAATCTAACCCTGGTGAAATTGGTGCTACATTGTCTGGTTCCGTTGTTAAGATTCTCGTTAAAAATGGTCAATCTGTAGCTAAAGGTGAGCCATTGATCGTTACAGAAGCGATGAAGATGGAAACTACAATTACTGCTCCTATCGATGGTATCGTAGAAGAAATCTTAGTTCGTGAAGGTAGCCGCATCGAATCTGGCGACTGCTTGCTTCGCGTTGAAGATGCTCCTAAACGATAG
- the nrdR gene encoding transcriptional regulator NrdR has translation MRCPYCQHTDTKVTDSRTTDEGNSIRRRRECINCGRRFTTYEIIEEVPLMVLKKNGRRELFDRGKLLNGLLRSCDKRTVPMSVMEQVVNDVERDIRNEINQEVTTDRIGELVLQQLKDIDQVAYVRFASVYRKFDNIDSFMEELKALKKLDAKKPKRS, from the coding sequence ATGAGATGTCCTTATTGCCAACACACAGACACGAAGGTAACAGACTCTAGAACGACTGATGAAGGTAATAGTATTCGCCGTCGCCGCGAATGTATCAATTGTGGCCGTCGCTTTACTACCTATGAAATTATAGAAGAAGTACCACTTATGGTATTAAAGAAAAACGGACGTCGTGAATTATTTGATCGCGGTAAATTATTAAATGGTTTATTGCGTTCTTGTGATAAACGTACAGTGCCTATGTCTGTGATGGAACAAGTAGTGAATGATGTAGAGCGCGATATTCGTAATGAAATCAACCAAGAAGTAACTACTGATCGTATAGGTGAACTTGTATTGCAACAATTAAAAGATATCGACCAAGTTGCATACGTTCGCTTTGCTAGCGTATATCGTAAGTTTGATAATATTGATAGCTTTATGGAAGAACTGAAAGCATTAAAAAAACTAGATGCTAAAAAACCAAAACGTAGTTAA
- a CDS encoding TVP38/TMEM64 family protein produces MSTKKLKPSGEGWVQLIAGIGFVILLIAINIVDPTFYPTMWHLATSGSMDEIAEYIQGFGPMAMVVSMLLDIFVNAVGFLPSIFISTANGLVFGMWPGIIISWLAETIGVVISFYIMRYFLRDTADKLIAKSTVLMKVDDFSGKNGFVVMLFARSLPYFPSGVITALGAISKIKPRDYILANLIGKFPSTALEVAIGTDIVNFQENMGRLGIIVLVAGVVYFILWKVYKNYINKKNAEQEHDPNA; encoded by the coding sequence ATGAGTACAAAAAAATTAAAGCCTTCTGGTGAAGGTTGGGTACAGTTAATAGCAGGCATTGGTTTTGTCATTCTATTAATTGCCATCAATATAGTAGATCCTACATTTTATCCTACAATGTGGCATTTAGCGACGAGTGGATCCATGGATGAAATAGCAGAGTATATTCAAGGTTTTGGCCCTATGGCCATGGTCGTAAGTATGCTTCTCGATATTTTTGTTAATGCTGTTGGGTTCTTGCCATCTATCTTTATATCTACAGCAAATGGTTTAGTATTCGGTATGTGGCCAGGGATCATTATTTCTTGGCTTGCAGAAACAATTGGTGTAGTCATTAGCTTTTACATTATGCGTTACTTCTTGCGTGATACGGCGGATAAGCTTATTGCTAAGAGTACAGTATTGATGAAAGTAGATGATTTCTCTGGTAAAAACGGTTTTGTGGTCATGTTATTTGCACGATCCTTACCATATTTTCCATCTGGTGTTATTACGGCCCTAGGTGCTATTAGTAAGATTAAACCGAGAGACTACATCTTAGCAAATTTAATTGGTAAGTTCCCATCTACAGCTCTTGAAGTAGCTATCGGTACAGATATTGTAAATTTCCAAGAGAATATGGGGCGATTAGGAATTATTGTTCTTGTTGCAGGTGTTGTATACTTCATTCTTTGGAAAGTATATAAGAACTATATTAATAAGAAGAATGCTGAACAAGAACATGATCCTAATGCGTAA
- a CDS encoding M18 family aminopeptidase has protein sequence MKFDNEQLLKYIGACTSPYHTVDTSLQMLLDSGFTELNLDDEWQLDSGSYVVNVFGTTLFAFHIGKKPEHTLRIASAHTDFPAIRVKPNPITSVKGYTKLNVEMYGGLIENTWLDRPLGAAGTVVLKGDNAFDVDSVLVDTKRPIAIVPNLAIHMNRSVNDGVKLNRQKEMLPILMMDRKEKENSSKSLNDRNNPSLFPESDIQYDAWTTFLADEVNCDPSEILSYEMTLYPTEQGCVLGTEGDFISAPRLDNLTSCFGVLSGIIQARKANADGVRCAILFDNEEVGSRTKQGGAGMLLPNLIKRVYDALGYSNQEMDSFISKGFMISSDVAHGLHPNYPEKNDITNIPTLNKGVALKIACSQSYAGDARAIAIVKGLCEEAGAEYQIYVNRSDIPGGSTVGSISSAMLPMRTMDVGLPLLAMHSARELMGANDQEQLNRLMDHFLGD, from the coding sequence ATGAAATTTGATAATGAACAGTTATTGAAATATATTGGTGCATGTACATCTCCGTATCATACAGTAGATACAAGTTTACAAATGTTATTGGATTCAGGTTTCACAGAACTTAATTTAGATGATGAGTGGCAATTAGACTCTGGTTCTTATGTAGTTAATGTGTTTGGTACTACTTTGTTTGCCTTTCATATAGGAAAGAAACCAGAACACACATTACGTATTGCCTCCGCACATACGGATTTTCCTGCAATTCGGGTTAAACCAAATCCTATTACATCAGTAAAAGGTTATACCAAGTTAAATGTGGAAATGTACGGTGGCCTCATTGAAAATACATGGCTTGATCGTCCTTTAGGGGCTGCGGGTACTGTGGTATTAAAAGGTGATAATGCTTTTGATGTAGACTCTGTATTGGTTGATACAAAACGTCCTATCGCAATCGTTCCAAACTTAGCTATACATATGAATCGTTCCGTTAATGATGGTGTTAAATTAAATCGTCAAAAGGAAATGCTTCCTATATTGATGATGGATCGTAAGGAAAAGGAGAATTCTAGTAAATCTTTAAATGATCGGAACAATCCAAGCTTATTCCCAGAATCTGATATTCAATACGATGCGTGGACTACGTTCTTGGCTGATGAAGTCAACTGTGATCCATCTGAAATTTTATCTTATGAAATGACATTATACCCAACAGAACAAGGCTGTGTATTAGGGACTGAAGGCGATTTTATTAGTGCGCCTCGTCTAGATAATTTAACATCTTGCTTTGGTGTACTATCAGGGATTATTCAGGCTCGTAAGGCTAATGCTGATGGTGTACGTTGTGCTATTCTCTTTGATAATGAAGAGGTAGGGAGTCGTACTAAACAGGGCGGAGCAGGGATGCTTTTACCAAATCTTATTAAACGAGTATATGATGCATTAGGATATTCTAATCAAGAGATGGATAGTTTCATTTCAAAAGGATTTATGATTTCCTCCGATGTAGCACATGGTTTGCATCCAAATTATCCTGAGAAAAATGATATCACTAATATTCCTACCCTTAATAAAGGGGTGGCTCTTAAAATAGCATGTAGTCAATCCTATGCTGGCGATGCACGAGCAATTGCTATAGTTAAGGGACTTTGTGAAGAAGCAGGTGCAGAGTATCAAATTTATGTAAATCGTTCTGATATACCTGGTGGATCTACAGTTGGGTCTATTTCATCTGCTATGTTACCGATGAGAACAATGGATGTGGGCTTACCGTTATTAGCGATGCATTCTGCACGTGAGTTAATGGGGGCCAATGACCAAGAACAACTCAACCGATTAATGGATCATTTCTTAGGTGATTAA
- a CDS encoding anion permease, whose protein sequence is MKKLLNWIIPAVFGIGLWFIPTPEGLTPQSWHLFAIFVATIVGFITQPLPIGGVSIIVITVAALTGTLKIGEAISGFANSAIWLIVGAFLFSRGFIKTGLGKRIAYNLIAAFGSSSLRLAYALALSDLILAPATPSNTARVGGVIMPITTSLAKAFGSEPQDGPRKIGSFLMQSIYQVNTITSAMFQTSMAGNTLVAALALQSFGIGITWGDWAMAAIVPGIIALLIMPYFIYKVYPPEITDAREAQQMIKEELKGLGKMSFQEWVMLGVFVLALVLWATSQFTKIDATTVAFLGISILLATSVLVWDDVKSEKGAWDTLVWMGTLMGFAGFLSKLGFIKWATVLVGGYIPEGSWIIAFVIAVLINTYSHYVFASLTAHISAMFVAFSAIAISAGAPPMLTLLMIAFTSNLCMSLTHYAAGPSPVIFNTGYVPQNTWWKLGFFASVINLIIFMGLGSIWMKAIGMW, encoded by the coding sequence ATGAAAAAACTGTTAAATTGGATTATTCCAGCGGTCTTTGGTATAGGCCTATGGTTTATTCCAACGCCTGAGGGTTTAACACCTCAATCTTGGCATTTATTCGCCATCTTTGTTGCTACTATCGTAGGCTTTATTACTCAGCCATTACCGATTGGTGGCGTATCTATCATTGTAATTACTGTGGCGGCTTTGACTGGTACTTTGAAAATCGGCGAAGCTATCTCTGGTTTTGCTAACTCTGCTATTTGGTTAATCGTAGGTGCGTTCTTATTCTCTCGTGGCTTTATTAAAACTGGTTTGGGGAAACGTATTGCTTATAATTTGATTGCTGCTTTTGGTAGTAGCTCCTTACGTTTGGCTTATGCATTAGCATTATCTGATTTAATTTTGGCTCCAGCAACTCCATCTAATACAGCTCGTGTAGGTGGTGTTATCATGCCAATTACTACAAGCTTGGCAAAAGCGTTCGGTTCTGAACCTCAAGATGGTCCTCGTAAAATTGGTTCCTTCTTGATGCAATCTATTTATCAAGTTAATACAATTACATCTGCTATGTTCCAAACATCCATGGCTGGTAATACCTTGGTTGCTGCTTTAGCACTTCAATCCTTTGGTATCGGTATCACATGGGGTGATTGGGCTATGGCTGCCATCGTGCCTGGTATCATTGCATTGCTTATTATGCCGTACTTCATTTACAAAGTATATCCACCTGAAATCACAGATGCTCGCGAAGCACAACAAATGATTAAAGAAGAGTTAAAAGGCCTTGGTAAAATGTCCTTCCAAGAATGGGTTATGCTAGGCGTATTTGTTTTGGCTTTAGTTTTATGGGCTACTTCTCAATTTACTAAAATTGATGCTACAACTGTTGCATTCTTAGGTATTTCTATTTTGCTTGCTACAAGTGTTCTTGTATGGGACGATGTTAAAAGTGAAAAAGGTGCTTGGGATACATTAGTTTGGATGGGTACATTAATGGGCTTTGCCGGTTTCTTGTCCAAATTGGGCTTCATCAAATGGGCAACAGTACTTGTAGGCGGTTATATTCCAGAAGGATCTTGGATTATTGCCTTCGTTATAGCTGTACTTATTAATACATATTCCCACTATGTATTCGCATCTTTAACTGCACATATTTCTGCAATGTTCGTAGCATTCTCTGCAATTGCTATCTCTGCAGGTGCACCACCAATGTTGACATTGTTGATGATTGCATTCACATCTAACTTGTGTATGTCTTTGACTCACTATGCTGCAGGTCCATCTCCTGTAATCTTCAATACTGGTTATGTTCCTCAAAATACATGGTGGAAACTAGGTTTCTTCGCATCCGTAATCAACTTAATTATCTTTATGGGCCTTGGTTCCATATGGATGAAAGCAATCGGTATGTGGTAA
- a CDS encoding PLP-dependent aminotransferase family protein produces MSFSLPERVTLKGPNFIREVFERGVGVEGFISFGIGNPAPEAIPVEIIEKAFDEVVHSNPMSLLQYGPMQGDARLAELTLDRLVKAHKMNPEGQGLIISNGAGQLLGLVPITVLEPGDEVYMDEFTFTSAINSVRNMGGKALGIKTDEYGMIPSELEKAAQSGKGKYIYLIPNFQNPTGITMPLERRKEIYAIASKYDLFIYEDDPYGEIRFAGEYIPTFKSFDTENRVLYAGSYSKTLSAGLRVGFLFGPAKVIEAIQALKNNTAGQMPLVTQKVVAKVLDTIDYDAHLENVRKVYKTKCDALLNAFNKYASSKVKLTQPTGGMFAWMTMPEDVNCDEFFEACMDRNIGIIKCGAFAADGAGEGHAFRLSYTVPTVEEITKGMEILGALTKEFCGE; encoded by the coding sequence ATGAGCTTTTCTCTTCCTGAACGTGTCACTTTAAAAGGTCCAAATTTTATTCGCGAAGTATTTGAACGTGGTGTTGGCGTAGAAGGTTTTATCAGCTTTGGTATTGGCAATCCAGCGCCAGAAGCGATTCCTGTGGAAATCATTGAAAAGGCATTCGATGAAGTGGTTCACTCTAATCCCATGAGTTTATTACAATATGGCCCAATGCAAGGTGATGCACGTTTAGCAGAATTGACATTAGATCGTCTTGTAAAAGCACATAAGATGAATCCAGAAGGACAAGGCCTTATTATTTCTAATGGTGCAGGTCAATTATTAGGTCTTGTGCCAATTACTGTATTGGAACCTGGCGACGAAGTATACATGGATGAATTTACTTTCACAAGTGCTATCAATTCTGTACGCAACATGGGCGGTAAAGCATTAGGTATTAAGACTGATGAGTACGGCATGATTCCTAGTGAATTAGAAAAAGCCGCTCAGTCTGGTAAGGGTAAATATATTTATCTCATTCCGAATTTCCAAAATCCTACAGGTATTACAATGCCATTGGAACGCCGTAAAGAAATTTACGCTATTGCCTCTAAATATGATTTATTCATCTATGAAGATGATCCATATGGTGAAATTCGTTTTGCTGGTGAATACATTCCAACATTTAAATCTTTTGATACCGAAAATCGTGTTCTCTATGCAGGTTCGTATTCAAAGACATTATCTGCTGGTTTGCGTGTAGGTTTCTTATTTGGCCCAGCTAAAGTTATTGAAGCTATTCAAGCATTAAAAAATAATACAGCAGGGCAAATGCCATTAGTTACGCAAAAAGTGGTAGCTAAAGTGCTCGATACAATCGATTACGACGCACATTTGGAAAATGTACGTAAAGTTTATAAAACAAAATGTGATGCCTTGTTAAATGCTTTTAACAAGTATGCAAGCTCTAAGGTTAAGTTAACACAGCCTACTGGTGGTATGTTCGCATGGATGACGATGCCTGAGGATGTAAATTGTGATGAATTCTTCGAAGCATGTATGGACAGAAATATAGGGATTATTAAGTGTGGTGCCTTTGCAGCTGATGGAGCAGGGGAAGGACATGCATTCCGTTTGAGCTATACAGTACCAACAGTAGAAGAAATTACAAAAGGCATGGAAATTCTTGGAGCTTTAACTAAAGAATTCTGTGGTGAGTAA
- a CDS encoding dipeptidase, which produces MIDLHCDTIMKLIDYPSNGDLYRNTWKIDIEKLQKAHSKVQDFALFINLGNTNDPYGRYEAMRNLCTSQIHHYGEHIQHVLSYQDVESVYETGKIGALMSIEEGGVLGGDLDKLKQAYQDGVRLITLTWNYPNGLGEPHCGEQHKKLTPKGVEFVEAMQDLGIIVDCSHLNDAGTEQLGDILDVPFVASHSNAREVTAHTRNLPDNLIKLIANKGGVIGLNFAQSFLGTSPISRIEDIVKHGLYLINKGGEDVVALGTDFDGIKPDTEIKDTSEMYRLYDAFKEAGLSVEQCEKLFWKNADRLLKEIL; this is translated from the coding sequence ATGATAGATTTACACTGCGATACGATTATGAAGTTAATAGATTATCCTAGTAATGGAGATTTGTATCGTAATACTTGGAAAATCGATATAGAAAAATTACAAAAGGCTCACAGCAAGGTGCAGGATTTTGCATTATTTATCAATCTTGGTAATACAAATGACCCTTATGGTCGTTATGAAGCGATGCGTAATTTATGTACATCACAAATTCATCACTATGGAGAGCACATACAACATGTGCTCTCTTATCAAGATGTAGAGTCTGTATATGAGACTGGCAAGATTGGAGCTCTCATGTCTATTGAAGAGGGCGGCGTACTAGGTGGTGACTTAGATAAACTTAAACAAGCTTATCAAGATGGAGTTCGACTTATTACGCTTACCTGGAATTATCCAAATGGACTGGGTGAGCCACATTGTGGTGAGCAGCATAAAAAATTAACACCGAAAGGCGTTGAATTTGTAGAGGCTATGCAAGATTTAGGGATAATCGTCGATTGTTCCCATCTAAATGATGCTGGTACTGAGCAATTAGGAGATATTTTGGATGTACCATTTGTAGCATCACACTCCAATGCACGTGAAGTTACAGCCCATACTAGAAATCTACCAGATAATTTGATTAAGCTTATTGCTAATAAGGGTGGTGTTATAGGCCTTAACTTTGCCCAATCTTTTTTAGGCACATCACCGATAAGTCGAATTGAAGATATCGTAAAGCATGGCTTATATCTCATCAATAAAGGCGGGGAGGATGTAGTGGCATTAGGAACCGATTTTGATGGTATTAAGCCGGATACAGAAATTAAAGACACTTCTGAAATGTATCGATTATACGATGCATTTAAAGAAGCTGGTTTATCTGTGGAACAATGTGAAAAATTATTCTGGAAAAATGCAGATAGACTGTTAAAGGAGATTTTATAA